A window of Cohnella herbarum contains these coding sequences:
- a CDS encoding sensor histidine kinase: MIKFGTFAKLAITLLLLLAPILGLYAVSNRTSTRVLTDEIIKVKKYQIETFAGQIEQMFFQLDTYKKMLYESTDVRNLAYPDLLNDNLQQFRTAGTVSEEINRLAGYGGWKAVIAVVYPRVGNVIKSNSNLNALPSELPKQDTFWQYYPDAKGAYFMEVLSYPDGSAESNEVDMRVVLKVDEVEVRSALTDFKTNGSGDPFLYQPGSDPIYNNSSNRNLTNELLAGFTQEPSVDGGYLLLKAEKMDYQVHYQKVNSLGWYLVDYVPITQVMAPIQRNQTMFYAISGMMIFMGAYLAFVLYRNVQIPFQRLMQSMNLIEKGLYSSRMKGKPKGEFRFLYDRFNSMASKIEELIEDVFKEQIRSKEATLKQLQSQINPHFLYNTLAYIKSMVELNEKEAAVSMTMNLSKYYRYTTKTGRKMATLEEELELVSNYLQIHDSLSDGFEFEIDVDPTMLPMEVPRLILQPLVENVILHGFKNQTEYGMIQIRGWLDGEMARVTVEDSGLGIDPPLMEAMLSRIRLANDQEIESGLQNVHQRLKLLYGEGAGLHLLGSKLGGVCVELVWKYETNSVTKPSEEAGE, translated from the coding sequence ATGATCAAGTTCGGAACTTTTGCCAAATTGGCGATTACGCTTCTTCTGCTGCTCGCGCCGATTTTAGGTTTATATGCCGTTTCGAACCGAACGAGCACCCGAGTCCTTACGGATGAAATCATTAAAGTGAAAAAGTATCAAATCGAGACCTTTGCCGGGCAAATCGAGCAAATGTTTTTTCAACTGGATACGTATAAGAAGATGCTTTACGAAAGCACGGATGTTCGCAATTTGGCCTATCCCGACTTACTGAACGATAATCTGCAGCAATTCCGTACGGCCGGAACGGTGTCGGAGGAAATAAACCGCTTAGCCGGATACGGCGGGTGGAAAGCCGTCATTGCGGTCGTTTATCCAAGAGTAGGAAACGTGATCAAGAGCAATTCCAATTTGAATGCGCTCCCTTCAGAATTGCCGAAGCAAGACACGTTCTGGCAATATTACCCCGATGCCAAGGGAGCGTATTTTATGGAAGTGCTCTCTTATCCCGACGGTTCGGCGGAGTCGAACGAAGTGGATATGCGGGTCGTGCTGAAGGTGGACGAGGTGGAAGTGAGAAGTGCGTTGACCGACTTCAAGACGAACGGTTCCGGGGATCCTTTCCTGTATCAGCCCGGTTCGGATCCCATCTACAATAATTCCTCCAATCGCAATCTCACGAACGAATTGCTGGCCGGGTTTACGCAAGAGCCTTCGGTTGACGGCGGTTATCTCCTTCTGAAGGCAGAGAAGATGGATTATCAAGTCCACTATCAGAAGGTGAATTCGCTCGGTTGGTATCTTGTCGATTATGTTCCGATTACGCAGGTGATGGCGCCCATTCAACGAAACCAAACGATGTTCTACGCGATAAGCGGGATGATGATATTCATGGGGGCTTATCTGGCTTTCGTGTTGTACCGAAACGTTCAAATTCCTTTTCAAAGGCTGATGCAGAGCATGAATCTCATCGAGAAAGGGCTCTATTCCAGCCGGATGAAAGGTAAGCCCAAAGGGGAATTCCGTTTTCTGTACGACCGTTTTAATTCTATGGCATCCAAAATCGAAGAGTTGATCGAGGACGTATTCAAGGAGCAAATACGGTCCAAGGAAGCGACGCTAAAGCAACTCCAGTCTCAGATTAATCCTCATTTCCTGTATAACACTCTCGCCTATATCAAGAGCATGGTTGAACTGAACGAGAAGGAAGCGGCGGTCTCGATGACGATGAACTTGAGCAAATATTACCGGTATACGACCAAGACGGGGCGGAAAATGGCAACGTTGGAAGAGGAATTGGAGTTGGTGAGCAACTATTTGCAAATCCATGATTCGTTATCGGACGGGTTCGAGTTCGAGATCGACGTGGATCCGACGATGCTTCCGATGGAAGTTCCGCGATTGATCCTGCAACCGCTGGTCGAGAACGTGATCCTGCATGGCTTCAAAAACCAAACCGAATACGGAATGATACAAATTCGAGGGTGGCTGGACGGAGAGATGGCTCGAGTAACCGTGGAAGATAGCGGGCTTGGCATCGATCCGCCTCTTATGGAAGCCATGCTCTCGAGAATCCGACTCGCCAACGATCAGGAAATCGAGTCCGGCTTGCAAAATGTTCATCAGCGATTGAAACTGCTTTATGGCGAGGGAGCGGGACTCCACCTTCTCGGTTCGAAGCTTGGCGGGGTGTGCGTGGAACTCGTGTGGAAATACGAAACGAATTCGGTGACGAAGCCGTCGGAAGAAGCGGGGGAATAG
- a CDS encoding extracellular solute-binding protein — protein MRCRGLGIVLLILAIGFVSGCSNDQDLLVPPEESKSIVKLKVIMPGDESNRMREFVNNELNDRLRKDLNTELDFTYIPWANYQQKLELALATGEKYDLFWYGTPFVSGYKTKGYIQPLDGLLAKYGADLTKNIPADNFKLDQIDGKQWAIPSQAFTSAGKFTSVMVRQDLLESVGMNEIRSIDDLEVFYAKMHAKDPSYYGYLETDRGQEVLWRELSDNNYTALDERQMFAVDEATGEMISYLETDLYKKVAHVRESWVEQGIIDKNLIGNPASKIDQENAGKLLFRVGAVSRAMENLQTAQKADPRARLREYYLSPGKLKYILAPSNEAYMIPTAAQNPERAMMFMNWILKNKENYTFIIYGVEGKDYTLENRKIKLLTNDQLMYEWMWRNKNYFTAPTNVDDEMVEDMLTNDDNARISRLFGFHFNEEPVKSELARVMAVYKMRFEPINAGLVNYDENFQEALASLKKAGYDKVFAELKKQYSEFQASAGDK, from the coding sequence GTGAGGTGTCGCGGGCTTGGGATAGTACTGCTTATTCTGGCAATCGGTTTCGTTAGCGGATGCAGTAACGATCAAGATCTACTCGTTCCTCCGGAAGAGTCGAAATCTATCGTTAAGCTTAAAGTAATCATGCCGGGCGACGAGTCGAATCGGATGAGAGAATTCGTCAACAATGAATTAAACGATCGGCTTAGGAAAGATCTGAATACGGAGCTTGACTTCACGTATATCCCTTGGGCGAACTATCAACAAAAGCTCGAACTAGCTCTCGCTACCGGAGAGAAGTATGATCTCTTCTGGTATGGAACCCCCTTTGTTTCCGGCTACAAAACGAAAGGTTATATTCAGCCCCTTGACGGGCTTCTAGCGAAATACGGCGCGGATCTTACGAAAAACATTCCGGCGGACAATTTCAAACTGGACCAAATCGACGGAAAACAATGGGCGATTCCTTCCCAAGCCTTCACGTCGGCAGGCAAGTTCACCTCTGTCATGGTACGCCAAGATTTGCTCGAATCGGTCGGAATGAACGAAATTAGATCGATCGACGATCTGGAAGTTTTTTATGCCAAAATGCATGCCAAGGACCCGAGCTACTACGGATATTTGGAAACCGATCGAGGTCAAGAGGTATTGTGGCGCGAGCTTTCGGACAACAATTATACCGCTTTGGATGAGCGCCAAATGTTTGCGGTGGATGAAGCTACGGGCGAAATGATCAGTTATTTGGAAACCGATCTCTACAAGAAGGTTGCCCATGTGAGAGAGTCATGGGTCGAGCAGGGCATTATCGATAAAAACCTGATCGGCAATCCGGCTTCCAAAATCGACCAGGAAAACGCGGGTAAGCTGCTCTTCCGGGTAGGCGCCGTCTCGCGCGCGATGGAAAATCTTCAAACCGCTCAAAAGGCGGATCCTCGCGCTAGACTTCGAGAGTATTATCTCTCCCCGGGGAAGCTGAAGTATATTCTCGCTCCAAGCAACGAGGCGTACATGATTCCGACTGCGGCCCAAAACCCGGAGCGCGCGATGATGTTCATGAATTGGATTCTGAAAAACAAAGAAAATTACACTTTCATCATCTACGGCGTCGAAGGAAAGGACTATACGTTGGAAAACCGCAAAATTAAATTATTGACTAACGACCAACTGATGTACGAGTGGATGTGGCGGAACAAAAATTATTTTACCGCTCCGACGAACGTGGATGATGAAATGGTTGAAGATATGCTCACCAACGACGATAACGCGCGGATTTCCCGCTTATTCGGCTTCCACTTTAATGAAGAACCGGTTAAGAGCGAATTGGCTCGGGTAATGGCCGTATACAAGATGAGGTTCGAGCCGATTAATGCGGGGCTAGTTAATTACGACGAGAATTTTCAGGAAGCGCTCGCATCTCTTAAGAAGGCCGGGTACGACAAAGTATTCGCGGAACTTAAGAAACAGTATTCCGAATTTCAGGCATCGGCGGGGGACAAATGA
- a CDS encoding carbohydrate ABC transporter permease, producing MMKSQSLTSKRTNLAIHAILIAISVVMIVPFLWMILTSFKTMTEATQIPVKIFPSEFRWSSYPEAFKQSAFQYYYLNTALSAFMKTLFPIIFSSMAAYAFARIKFPGRSLCFFLIISVMMVPNPVFYTPQYLMMSKLGLVNTVTALWIASLISPFATFLLRQFFLGISKELEEAAILDGCNPFQIFWHIMLPLVKSALVAVVIIQLLWSWNELQWPLIINSSPEKLTLSAGLATLVSKFATNYPVLMAGAFMAVIPMIFLFFIFQKRFIEGVAFSAHKG from the coding sequence ATGATGAAAAGCCAATCCCTAACGAGCAAGCGGACGAATCTGGCCATTCACGCGATTCTGATCGCGATCTCCGTCGTCATGATCGTTCCGTTTCTTTGGATGATCCTTACGTCCTTTAAGACAATGACCGAAGCGACGCAAATCCCGGTCAAAATATTTCCCTCCGAGTTCAGATGGAGCAGTTATCCGGAGGCGTTTAAACAGTCCGCGTTTCAATATTACTATTTGAATACGGCTTTATCGGCGTTTATGAAAACATTGTTTCCTATCATCTTCAGCTCCATGGCGGCTTACGCGTTCGCCAGAATTAAATTCCCCGGACGATCGCTATGTTTTTTTCTCATCATTTCCGTCATGATGGTTCCGAATCCGGTTTTTTACACGCCTCAATACTTGATGATGAGCAAGCTGGGCTTGGTAAATACGGTAACCGCTCTGTGGATTGCCTCGCTGATCAGTCCGTTCGCCACGTTTTTGCTTAGACAATTTTTCCTTGGCATCTCCAAGGAATTGGAGGAAGCAGCGATTCTGGACGGTTGCAATCCGTTCCAGATTTTCTGGCATATTATGCTCCCTCTAGTGAAGTCGGCTCTGGTCGCGGTAGTGATTATTCAGCTTCTGTGGTCCTGGAACGAGCTGCAATGGCCGCTTATCATTAACAGTTCTCCGGAGAAATTAACCTTATCGGCGGGACTAGCCACCTTGGTTTCCAAGTTCGCGACGAATTATCCGGTATTGATGGCAGGTGCTTTCATGGCCGTTATTCCGATGATTTTCTTGTTCTTTATTTTCCAGAAGCGATTTATCGAAGGCGTGGCCTTCAGTGCCCATAAAGGCTAA
- a CDS encoding carbohydrate ABC transporter permease, with amino-acid sequence MNSKSRYAWAYAMIAPTLIGTLLFWSWPAVYSIYLGFLKSENFGLVNHWVGLRNYEKLFHDEEFFRNLRNTLYYVVLFVPLTLVCSTFIAVLLNSKLKGLSAYRVIYFLPQVTMPAAAAMVWVVLFAQDYGLVNYVLGTHVSWLSDPRFAMYSLVIVGVWAAIGFNMLLILAGLQGIPRTLYEAAEIDGAVGFNKFRYITLPLLTPTLFFTSIVLIIGATQVFDSIYMLIGKTSVALPSVRSLVYAYYQNAFVYYDQNYGAVIVNILLVLNLILTGLQFLFQKKWVVYD; translated from the coding sequence ATGAATTCGAAAAGCAGATATGCCTGGGCGTATGCCATGATTGCTCCTACTCTGATCGGAACTTTGCTGTTCTGGAGTTGGCCCGCGGTTTACTCGATTTACTTGGGATTTCTGAAGTCCGAGAACTTCGGTCTCGTTAACCATTGGGTAGGTTTGCGAAATTACGAGAAGCTGTTCCATGACGAAGAGTTCTTTAGAAACCTGCGGAACACGCTATATTACGTCGTGCTTTTCGTGCCCCTTACGCTTGTATGCTCTACTTTTATCGCGGTACTGCTGAACTCGAAGCTCAAAGGTTTGTCCGCTTATCGAGTCATTTATTTCTTGCCGCAAGTCACGATGCCGGCCGCGGCCGCGATGGTGTGGGTCGTGCTGTTCGCCCAAGATTACGGTCTTGTCAATTACGTGCTCGGAACGCACGTGTCGTGGCTGTCGGATCCGCGGTTCGCCATGTACTCGCTCGTCATCGTCGGAGTTTGGGCGGCGATCGGCTTTAACATGCTGCTCATTCTGGCTGGACTGCAAGGCATTCCGAGAACGTTGTACGAAGCGGCCGAAATCGACGGAGCGGTCGGATTCAACAAATTTCGTTACATTACGCTTCCGTTGCTGACGCCGACGCTGTTTTTTACGTCGATCGTACTCATCATAGGGGCTACGCAAGTGTTCGATTCGATCTATATGCTGATCGGCAAAACGAGCGTCGCGCTTCCTTCGGTCCGGTCGCTCGTCTATGCATACTATCAAAACGCATTCGTTTATTACGATCAAAACTACGGTGCGGTCATCGTTAACATATTGCTGGTATTGAACTTGATCCTGACGGGACTCCAGTTTTTATTCCAGAAAAAATGGGTCGTCTACGATTGA
- a CDS encoding ABC transporter substrate-binding protein translates to MLVRNKMMASVLSLFLVATLVLAGCSGKNEKNTASEPADSAKASEKASEAASEKASEEPAKEVTISYTIWDKIQQPAMEAIAKEFTAENPNIKVKVEVIPWGDYWTKMSAAAPAGTLPDVFWMHGGQFIKYATGGFLEPITDKVQSGIIDLNNYAANLGSIYTLDGQNYGVPKDFDTIGLAYNKELFDQAGVPYPDDTWDYNKLAEVAKQLSQPDKGIYGFGAKLDTQVGYWNDMLANGGHILSDDLSKSGYDEPASIEALKFRYQMILDKASPTHQQMTDTESTEMFKSGKLAMIFEGSWRNADIDGSEIIHGKWNWAKLPKGKVKRGNIINGLGNVMSAKGKNKAEAGLFLQFLGSKRAAEITAEMGAAIPAFNGTQDAWVKSKPDLNLQVFIDQVADAIPYPSGTKAYPVWFAKESEIMSQAWGGVISIEEGAKKVAEMMNQAIADSK, encoded by the coding sequence ATGTTGGTCCGCAACAAAATGATGGCCTCGGTATTGAGCTTGTTCTTGGTTGCCACCTTGGTTTTGGCAGGGTGCAGCGGGAAGAATGAAAAGAACACGGCGAGCGAACCGGCCGATAGCGCGAAAGCGAGCGAAAAAGCAAGCGAGGCAGCAAGTGAGAAAGCAAGCGAAGAGCCCGCGAAAGAGGTAACGATCAGCTATACGATCTGGGATAAGATCCAGCAGCCGGCCATGGAGGCGATCGCGAAAGAATTTACGGCAGAGAATCCGAATATCAAAGTCAAAGTCGAGGTCATCCCTTGGGGGGACTATTGGACGAAAATGTCGGCCGCTGCGCCTGCCGGTACTTTGCCGGACGTTTTCTGGATGCACGGAGGACAATTTATCAAGTATGCGACCGGCGGCTTCTTGGAGCCGATTACGGATAAAGTACAATCCGGCATCATCGACCTGAACAATTACGCGGCAAACCTGGGCTCCATTTACACGCTGGATGGCCAAAACTATGGAGTCCCGAAAGACTTCGATACGATCGGCCTCGCTTACAACAAAGAACTGTTCGACCAAGCGGGCGTTCCTTACCCGGACGACACGTGGGATTATAACAAGCTGGCGGAAGTCGCCAAGCAATTATCCCAGCCGGACAAAGGCATTTATGGCTTCGGCGCCAAGCTGGACACGCAAGTCGGTTACTGGAACGATATGCTGGCCAACGGCGGACATATTCTTTCGGACGACTTGAGCAAGTCGGGATACGACGAGCCGGCATCGATCGAAGCGTTAAAATTCCGCTATCAAATGATTCTGGATAAAGCTTCTCCGACGCACCAACAAATGACGGACACCGAATCGACCGAAATGTTCAAATCCGGCAAGCTGGCCATGATCTTCGAAGGCTCGTGGCGTAATGCGGATATCGACGGAAGCGAGATCATTCACGGCAAATGGAACTGGGCTAAGTTGCCGAAAGGAAAAGTCAAACGGGGCAACATCATCAACGGTCTTGGCAACGTGATGTCCGCCAAAGGCAAGAACAAGGCAGAAGCCGGCTTGTTCCTCCAGTTCCTCGGCTCCAAACGCGCCGCGGAAATTACGGCGGAAATGGGAGCGGCGATCCCGGCCTTTAACGGTACGCAAGACGCTTGGGTGAAATCCAAGCCGGACTTGAATTTGCAAGTGTTCATCGATCAAGTCGCCGATGCGATTCCGTATCCGAGCGGTACGAAAGCTTATCCGGTGTGGTTCGCTAAAGAATCCGAAATTATGTCTCAAGCATGGGGCGGAGTTATCTCTATCGAAGAAGGCGCTAAAAAAGTAGCCGAAATGATGAATCAGGCGATCGCCGATAGCAAATAA
- a CDS encoding DUF4832 domain-containing protein, translating to MRKTGEGLFLKKAGSIALAFAIVLAGVGSYSAKAAGTSVSPIIDDYESYADDAAIQSSWRLDWSDKPGSVAVGIGKASGSQTLKLTVKDSSATWANILHPIAETNGDASGFEGVTFWLNNDTSDGKALDLGMEAKTGAANGAFNLKTDGAAQVSKTAGSWETAKFNGGSLRVEAGFKGTVRIAWDQFNQAAWQCGGDQVKCGAELDPSKMTGFQFGYNPTVHANNVIQIDDVGYYGNSSSSGGTSTPGVPAAPKTGPKAPSWATLAGTHKLAYKQAPIDNPLKGFLPFLDAGKEGFYKEGDDWRDRPSQMPYSLEFLYEPVGAVMKGPNKFDWSHFDKQLNEIASRGHQAVFRFYLDYPNKPSGIPKFLLDGGLRTNSYTEFDNGKESASVSPDWNDPNLVTALESFSAALGKRYDGDPRVGFIMVGLIGFWGEWHTWPYDGWTPKKDEQGNELKDEKGETVRLTNWMPSEGNQKRVLDAMDKAFDHKRLVVRNPIANDTFQTKNYDIGYHDDSFAFETLPLSMGGQDWHFWGRAITAGDTDFWKKRPMGGEMRPEIQVPMWNNDPPRYNDPAKPIDGKQGEDFYESLKLTHASFMMNQGVFQMPMSGEPLKKAKEGSRSLGYEYQVSKAYLDGTEGKLKIGVEIENRGVAPFYYDWKVELAAKSGGKIINVWSVNWKISGVLPNDSEGNQSVAFQSITQNPKLANGSYEILMRVVNPLEKLNSKAVKFMFANKDQGADGWLKLGQVKISNPGR from the coding sequence ATGAGGAAAACGGGAGAAGGATTGTTTCTCAAGAAGGCTGGATCGATTGCGCTAGCGTTCGCGATCGTCCTAGCGGGGGTGGGGAGTTACTCCGCGAAAGCGGCGGGTACATCGGTATCGCCGATCATCGACGATTACGAAAGCTATGCGGACGACGCGGCAATACAGTCCTCATGGAGGCTGGATTGGTCGGATAAGCCGGGTTCGGTGGCCGTCGGGATCGGTAAAGCAAGCGGCAGCCAAACGTTGAAGCTGACCGTCAAGGATTCCTCGGCGACTTGGGCGAATATTTTGCATCCGATTGCGGAAACGAACGGCGATGCTTCGGGGTTTGAGGGCGTGACCTTCTGGCTGAATAACGACACGTCGGATGGCAAGGCGTTAGATCTCGGCATGGAAGCGAAGACGGGCGCGGCCAATGGGGCGTTTAATCTGAAGACGGATGGGGCGGCGCAAGTATCGAAGACGGCTGGCAGTTGGGAAACGGCCAAATTCAACGGAGGGTCGCTTCGCGTCGAGGCCGGATTTAAGGGGACGGTGCGCATTGCATGGGATCAATTTAATCAAGCTGCATGGCAATGCGGAGGAGACCAGGTAAAATGCGGTGCCGAATTGGACCCGAGCAAAATGACCGGTTTTCAGTTCGGATACAATCCGACCGTTCATGCTAACAACGTCATTCAGATCGACGATGTCGGGTATTATGGCAATTCATCTTCCTCGGGCGGCACAAGTACCCCCGGCGTTCCGGCGGCTCCGAAAACGGGACCGAAAGCTCCTTCTTGGGCAACTCTCGCCGGTACTCATAAACTAGCATACAAACAAGCGCCGATCGATAATCCGCTGAAAGGGTTTTTGCCTTTTCTGGACGCGGGGAAGGAAGGCTTCTACAAGGAGGGCGACGACTGGCGCGACCGTCCGAGTCAAATGCCGTACAGCCTGGAGTTCCTATACGAGCCTGTCGGCGCCGTGATGAAAGGTCCGAACAAGTTCGATTGGAGCCACTTCGACAAGCAACTGAACGAAATCGCATCCCGCGGGCATCAAGCGGTATTTCGGTTTTATTTGGATTATCCGAACAAACCGTCCGGAATACCGAAATTCTTGCTGGATGGCGGACTCCGGACGAATAGCTACACGGAATTCGACAATGGCAAGGAATCCGCTAGCGTATCGCCGGACTGGAACGATCCGAATCTGGTCACAGCTCTGGAGAGCTTCTCTGCCGCCTTGGGCAAACGTTATGACGGCGATCCTCGGGTAGGCTTCATCATGGTCGGATTAATTGGTTTCTGGGGGGAATGGCATACGTGGCCTTATGACGGCTGGACGCCGAAGAAGGACGAGCAAGGAAACGAGCTCAAGGATGAGAAGGGCGAGACGGTTCGTCTAACCAATTGGATGCCGTCGGAAGGAAATCAAAAAAGGGTGCTGGACGCTATGGACAAGGCGTTCGATCATAAGCGCCTCGTCGTGCGTAATCCGATAGCCAACGACACGTTTCAGACGAAAAATTACGATATCGGATACCATGACGATTCCTTTGCTTTCGAGACGCTGCCACTGAGCATGGGAGGGCAAGATTGGCATTTCTGGGGCCGGGCAATTACGGCGGGCGATACCGACTTCTGGAAGAAGCGGCCTATGGGTGGAGAGATGCGGCCGGAAATCCAAGTTCCGATGTGGAACAACGACCCGCCGCGCTATAATGACCCTGCGAAACCGATAGATGGCAAACAAGGAGAAGATTTTTACGAAAGCCTCAAGCTGACGCATGCTTCGTTCATGATGAACCAAGGCGTGTTCCAGATGCCGATGTCGGGAGAACCCTTGAAAAAGGCGAAAGAAGGCTCTAGAAGTCTCGGGTACGAGTACCAGGTATCCAAAGCTTATTTAGACGGAACCGAAGGAAAACTGAAGATCGGCGTGGAAATCGAGAATCGCGGAGTCGCGCCGTTCTATTACGATTGGAAAGTGGAGCTCGCGGCGAAGTCCGGGGGTAAAATCATTAACGTTTGGAGCGTGAACTGGAAAATCAGCGGAGTGCTTCCGAACGATTCCGAGGGCAATCAAAGCGTCGCTTTCCAATCGATCACGCAAAATCCGAAGCTGGCGAACGGCTCGTACGAGATCTTAATGCGCGTTGTCAATCCGCTTGAGAAGCTCAATTCCAAAGCCGTTAAATTCATGTTCGCCAATAAGGATCAAGGTGCCGACGGATGGTTAAAGCTAGGTCAAGTGAAAATATCGAACCCGGGACGATAA